CACAGGAAGCCTCCGCTTGTGCTCGCTCCTCCTTACAAGGCCCTCAACGTATTCGACCTTCTCGACGCTTATTCCAAGCTCCTCTACTATCTTCTCCTTCGGCATCTTGAGGTCAACGAGGCGCCAGAGTATCTCGTCAAGAAGGCGGTAGCTTATTCCCAGCTCATCCTCATCAGTCTGTCCTTCCCATAGGCCCGCCGTGGGCTTCTTCTGGATTATTCGTCCTGGTACGCCGAGCAGCTTTGCTATCTCCCAGACTTCGGTCTTGTAGAGGTTTATCAGCGGCGCGTAGTCGCTCGCCCCGTCGCCCCACTTCGTAAAGTAGCCAGTTAGAAACTCGCTCCTGTTGCTGGTCCCAAGGACGAGTCTGTTGAGCTGGTTTGCATGAGCGTACAGAAGAATCATCCTTGTTCTGGACATGATGTTTCCCAGAGAGCGTTTGTCTGGCTGAAAGCCGAGCTGAGAGACGAAAGACTCAACGATCGGTTTGATGTTTATGACCTCGTAGTCTATCCCGAGGCTTT
This sequence is a window from Thermococcus kodakarensis KOD1. Protein-coding genes within it:
- a CDS encoding NAD+ synthase; this encodes MRALDYRAAIETITSFLSEKLEESGSGGFVIGISGGIDSATAAYLAAKAVGTENVLGLIMPYYENNDVEDAKLVCESLGIDYEVINIKPIVESFVSQLGFQPDKRSLGNIMSRTRMILLYAHANQLNRLVLGTSNRSEFLTGYFTKWGDGASDYAPLINLYKTEVWEIAKLLGVPGRIIQKKPTAGLWEGQTDEDELGISYRLLDEILWRLVDLKMPKEKIVEELGISVEKVEYVEGLVRRSEHKRRLPVGPEF